From the genome of Candidatus Electrothrix communis, one region includes:
- the rpmB gene encoding 50S ribosomal protein L28 translates to MARKCEICGKGPVTGNNVSHAHNKTKRRWLPNLQKVRTVTDGGQTARLLVCTRCIRSGAVVKPA, encoded by the coding sequence ATGGCGCGTAAATGTGAAATCTGTGGCAAAGGACCTGTAACTGGCAACAATGTAAGTCATGCCCACAACAAAACCAAACGACGTTGGCTGCCGAATCTGCAAAAAGTCAGAACCGTAACTGATGGCGGCCAAACAGCTCGCTTGCTCGTATGCACTCGCTGCATTCGCTCCGGGGCCGTTGTCAAACCTGCTTGA
- a CDS encoding diguanylate cyclase, with the protein MAVKVNILIVDDKANNLIALEESFSGVNATFIKATSGNDALREVLKHDFALAILDVQMPEMDGYELAQLIRNRKQTSKLPIIFLSAIYSDDFHVFKGYDSGAVDFITKPFLPEILAGKIRFFIEIYLQKIRLKETIYELRKTKQLVLEQNRQLKRLSTHDDLTGLYNRRHLVASLEQEFSRCCRHGTELSLVMLDLDHFKNINDNFGHNFGDYVLKFFSALLRESVRESDLVFRFGGEEFIVLLPQTNVDGATKSAEKIRQKCAERLIDDGKYAVRITVSIGVTSYKEKLHQTPGCMISFADEALYQAKEGGRNRVVIYQGRGSQREKEIIFGEKR; encoded by the coding sequence ATGGCTGTTAAGGTAAATATTCTTATTGTAGATGACAAGGCTAATAATCTCATTGCGTTGGAGGAATCTTTCAGTGGTGTTAATGCAACCTTTATCAAGGCGACCAGCGGTAACGATGCCCTTCGAGAGGTTTTAAAACACGATTTCGCCTTGGCAATTCTCGATGTGCAGATGCCTGAAATGGACGGGTACGAACTGGCTCAGCTGATCAGAAACAGAAAACAGACCTCGAAGCTCCCTATCATTTTTCTCTCCGCCATTTATTCGGACGATTTTCATGTCTTTAAAGGGTACGATTCTGGAGCAGTAGATTTTATAACCAAGCCCTTTTTGCCGGAGATTCTCGCAGGAAAAATTCGTTTTTTTATAGAGATATATCTTCAGAAAATCAGGCTGAAAGAGACCATTTATGAGCTCCGGAAGACCAAGCAGCTGGTCCTGGAGCAGAACAGGCAGCTGAAAAGGCTTTCTACTCATGATGATCTTACAGGGCTTTATAATCGGCGCCATCTTGTAGCCTCCCTGGAACAAGAGTTCAGCCGTTGTTGTCGTCATGGAACAGAACTTTCCCTTGTTATGCTTGATCTTGATCATTTTAAAAATATTAATGATAATTTTGGACATAATTTCGGTGATTATGTACTGAAATTTTTTTCTGCTCTTCTGCGCGAAAGCGTACGTGAGTCCGACCTTGTGTTCCGTTTCGGCGGGGAGGAATTTATTGTGCTTTTGCCTCAGACCAATGTGGATGGAGCAACGAAATCTGCCGAGAAAATACGTCAAAAATGTGCGGAACGATTGATTGATGACGGAAAGTATGCTGTGAGGATTACAGTCAGCATCGGGGTGACATCCTATAAGGAGAAGCTGCACCAAACTCCAGGCTGTATGATTTCTTTTGCTGATGAGGCATTGTATCAGGCCAAGGAAGGTGGCAGGAATCGGGTTGTTATTTATCAAGGAAGAGGCAGCCAGCGGGAGAAAGAAATCATTTTTGGAGAAAAAAGATGA
- a CDS encoding response regulator, whose translation MRFNLSAKLIISHLGMGILPLLFISGMLWIIASDSLEMIGEKGAAAVEEAALDQLETMCRIKKEQTMSFFEVLEGQLYIVRSAPWVEPFFNSLNQAFVEEDNSINSRSWNWLVKKHEALIMDLCVRLNWHDMFLINSSGYIIYSMAKGSDLGMSLSKEPLKYSSFGRAFAELKNNSSGKAVFGDFAPYPPLHNAPAAFLLIRLSELEDAYMAVQVDTEVIKKIMVSASDKNHTLEAYLVGPDGYMRSDSILKPEKYSVMASFGQGNTVNTRASQNAFKGEDGVGIIDDYLDNKVLSSWTPVDIFDTRWALICEVDEVIAMKAKKEMTALRVDAEKQVEKWTIIFILLTLLIVGTIAWIIVRSISRPIVQAARIADGIAGGDFQRRLDMQRSDEIGQMANALDRMVEKVAGNFHDKAAMAELSDQMRGEQDMQTLAKHVIAHLAKFLNAQMASLYLVDRDGNAMTLTGSYAFHKRKGLNSRIKIGEGIAGQAALEKSMISVTGLPDDYVRINSSMGESVPCNILVAPFLHEEEVLGVLEFASFYEFSDAQMEFLNSVTENIAVAFHSARNRQGVQELLEETQEQAEELKQQSEELMATNEELESQTTTLKKFQQELESQQEELRETNAALEEKSEALMVEKKKIKGRNEDLIVAKEKVEERSKDLALASKYKSEFLANMSHELRTPLNSLLLLSQSLKENREGNLTEKQEKAAGIIFESGNDLLDLINEILDLSKIEAGQIVKDVEEVLLTDLAENAETLFSHMAQNKGVAFSITLADDVPPSIFTDRKRVEQILKNFLGNSMKFTSEGRIDLVFSRMEATAPVRSENLQPEQTIAISVADTGIGIPAEKHRSIFEAFQQADGSTARKYGGTGLGLSISKELAALLGGEIGLISEPGKGSTFTLYLPVGVKAPPERLEKQKDEQVVAPKGEVSTQIHERGAKQQDFAVADDRDRLSEEDRVMLIIEDDPKFAEILLEQCHESDFKALVTDNGEEGLRLADQYRPSGIILDIRLPGIDGWTVLSTLKSNAGTRHIPVHMMSAEEVSRKAMNQGAIGFLSKPVNREQLNKAFDRFESVINKKIKMLLVVEDDDNLRGVLVDLVGNGDTETFEAGTGKEVEDLLGKHRFDCMVLDLGLPDCNGIELLHRLADAADLVVPPVIIYTGRDLSREEERELNKYSESIIIKDARSQERLLDETSLFLHRMVENMPTQKQQIIADLYDRDKMFQGKKVLLVDDDMRNVFALSGVLEQKGMEVVIAEDGKRALEMLDKEEGIDIVLMDIMMPEMDGYEATRKIREQKQFWKLPVIALTAKAMKDDRDKCLEAGASDYLAKPVDVERLLSMMRVWLYR comes from the coding sequence ATGAGATTTAATCTGAGCGCAAAATTGATTATTTCTCATCTCGGCATGGGAATACTCCCCTTGTTATTTATCAGCGGGATGCTTTGGATTATTGCTTCAGACAGTTTGGAGATGATCGGCGAAAAGGGGGCAGCTGCTGTGGAAGAAGCTGCACTGGATCAACTCGAAACAATGTGCCGCATCAAAAAAGAACAGACCATGTCTTTCTTTGAGGTGCTGGAAGGGCAACTGTACATAGTGCGGAGTGCTCCTTGGGTAGAGCCGTTTTTTAATTCGTTGAATCAGGCGTTCGTTGAGGAGGACAATTCTATTAATTCAAGATCTTGGAACTGGCTTGTTAAAAAGCACGAAGCATTGATCATGGATCTCTGTGTCAGGCTTAATTGGCATGATATGTTTCTGATAAATTCCAGCGGCTATATTATTTATTCTATGGCCAAGGGTTCCGATCTCGGCATGTCTCTCAGTAAAGAACCGCTCAAATACAGCTCGTTCGGACGGGCCTTTGCTGAGTTGAAAAATAATTCAAGCGGTAAAGCCGTGTTTGGGGATTTTGCTCCTTATCCCCCCTTGCATAACGCCCCGGCAGCCTTTTTGCTGATTCGTCTGAGTGAGCTGGAAGACGCATATATGGCCGTACAGGTAGACACAGAGGTAATAAAAAAAATAATGGTGTCAGCTTCGGACAAAAATCATACCTTGGAGGCATATCTCGTCGGTCCTGATGGTTACATGCGTTCAGACTCCATTCTTAAACCGGAAAAGTACAGCGTCATGGCCTCGTTTGGACAGGGCAATACAGTGAATACCCGAGCTAGTCAAAATGCCTTTAAAGGTGAAGATGGTGTTGGTATTATTGATGATTATCTCGATAATAAAGTTCTTTCATCCTGGACGCCGGTTGATATTTTTGACACTCGGTGGGCATTGATCTGTGAGGTCGACGAAGTAATAGCGATGAAGGCAAAAAAAGAGATGACAGCGCTCCGTGTCGATGCTGAGAAGCAAGTGGAAAAATGGACTATCATTTTTATTTTGCTGACTTTACTGATTGTGGGAACGATTGCCTGGATCATTGTTCGCTCAATCAGCAGGCCTATCGTTCAGGCCGCCCGGATAGCGGACGGTATTGCCGGGGGAGATTTTCAACGGCGCCTTGATATGCAGCGTTCCGATGAAATTGGTCAGATGGCAAATGCCTTGGACCGCATGGTGGAAAAAGTAGCAGGAAATTTCCACGACAAGGCTGCAATGGCTGAGCTCTCTGATCAGATGCGCGGGGAGCAGGATATGCAGACTTTGGCAAAGCATGTTATTGCCCATTTGGCCAAATTTCTTAATGCACAGATGGCTTCTTTGTATCTTGTTGACCGCGACGGCAATGCCATGACATTAACGGGAAGCTACGCATTTCATAAACGCAAAGGGCTGAACAGCAGAATCAAGATTGGCGAAGGGATTGCCGGACAAGCTGCTCTTGAAAAAAGTATGATTTCGGTCACTGGTCTCCCGGATGACTATGTTCGCATAAATTCTTCTATGGGAGAGTCGGTCCCTTGTAATATTCTTGTAGCTCCATTTCTTCATGAAGAGGAAGTGCTTGGTGTGCTTGAATTCGCTTCATTCTACGAGTTTTCAGACGCGCAGATGGAGTTTCTGAACAGTGTGACAGAAAATATCGCGGTTGCTTTTCATTCAGCACGGAACCGTCAGGGAGTACAGGAATTGCTTGAAGAGACTCAAGAACAAGCTGAGGAGTTGAAGCAGCAGAGTGAAGAGTTGATGGCAACCAATGAAGAACTGGAGTCGCAGACTACAACGTTGAAGAAATTTCAGCAGGAACTGGAAAGCCAGCAAGAAGAATTAAGAGAGACTAATGCTGCCCTTGAAGAGAAATCAGAAGCCCTTATGGTGGAAAAGAAGAAGATAAAGGGTCGTAATGAAGATCTTATTGTGGCAAAGGAGAAGGTGGAGGAGCGCTCAAAGGATCTTGCTTTAGCCTCAAAATATAAATCCGAGTTTTTGGCCAATATGAGCCATGAACTGCGTACGCCCCTGAATAGTTTACTGTTACTTTCCCAATCGCTCAAAGAGAATAGGGAAGGAAATTTGACGGAAAAGCAAGAAAAGGCGGCAGGTATTATTTTTGAATCAGGAAATGATCTTTTAGATCTTATTAACGAAATTCTTGACCTGTCTAAAATTGAGGCGGGACAGATCGTCAAAGATGTGGAGGAGGTGTTACTGACCGACCTTGCCGAGAATGCCGAAACGTTGTTCAGCCATATGGCGCAAAACAAGGGGGTGGCTTTCTCTATCACTCTTGCTGATGATGTTCCACCATCAATCTTTACTGATCGTAAACGTGTCGAACAGATCCTGAAGAATTTTCTCGGCAATAGCATGAAGTTCACCTCGGAAGGGAGAATTGATCTGGTTTTTTCACGAATGGAGGCAACAGCTCCGGTTCGATCGGAGAACTTGCAGCCTGAGCAGACTATTGCCATCTCTGTGGCGGATACAGGTATCGGTATCCCGGCTGAAAAACATCGGTCTATCTTTGAAGCCTTCCAGCAGGCCGACGGTTCAACTGCTCGGAAGTACGGCGGCACCGGCCTTGGTCTCTCAATTTCCAAAGAGTTGGCAGCACTCCTTGGTGGGGAAATAGGTTTGATCAGTGAGCCGGGTAAAGGCTCTACCTTTACCTTGTATCTGCCCGTCGGAGTAAAAGCACCTCCTGAAAGGCTAGAAAAACAAAAGGATGAACAGGTCGTGGCGCCGAAGGGTGAAGTCTCAACGCAGATTCATGAGAGAGGTGCGAAACAACAGGATTTTGCAGTGGCCGATGATCGTGACCGGCTTTCCGAGGAAGACAGAGTCATGCTGATTATCGAAGATGACCCCAAATTTGCTGAGATTCTTTTGGAACAATGCCATGAATCTGATTTTAAGGCCTTGGTGACAGATAACGGCGAAGAGGGCTTACGGCTGGCTGATCAATATCGTCCCTCTGGAATTATCCTTGATATTCGCTTGCCTGGGATTGACGGATGGACGGTGTTGAGCACTTTAAAATCCAATGCAGGAACTCGTCATATTCCTGTCCATATGATGTCCGCTGAGGAGGTCAGTCGTAAGGCGATGAATCAGGGTGCTATCGGTTTTCTTTCCAAGCCGGTGAATCGAGAGCAACTGAACAAAGCCTTTGACCGGTTTGAGTCTGTCATTAATAAGAAGATTAAGATGCTGTTGGTTGTTGAAGATGACGATAACCTCCGTGGAGTTCTAGTGGATTTAGTCGGTAATGGCGACACTGAAACCTTTGAGGCCGGAACAGGAAAAGAGGTGGAGGATTTGCTGGGTAAGCACCGCTTCGACTGTATGGTGCTGGATCTCGGTCTGCCTGATTGCAACGGGATTGAACTGCTTCATCGATTGGCGGATGCTGCTGATCTTGTCGTTCCTCCGGTTATTATTTATACCGGTAGGGACTTGAGCAGAGAAGAGGAGCGTGAGCTGAATAAGTATTCAGAATCCATTATTATTAAAGATGCTCGATCACAGGAGCGATTACTGGATGAGACCTCTCTCTTTCTCCATAGAATGGTGGAAAATATGCCTACCCAGAAACAGCAGATCATTGCGGATCTCTATGATAGGGACAAGATGTTTCAGGGGAAAAAGGTACTTCTTGTTGATGATGATATGCGTAATGTTTTTGCTCTTTCCGGAGTTCTTGAGCAGAAAGGCATGGAGGTCGTTATTGCTGAAGACGGAAAAAGAGCATTAGAGATGCTTGATAAAGAAGAAGGTATTGATATCGTGTTGATGGATATCATGATGCCGGAGATGGACGGATACGAAGCGACGAGAAAGATACGGGAGCAAAAGCAGTTCTGGAAGCTGCCTGTCATTGCTCTGACTGCCAAGGCGATGAAAGATGATCGGGATAAATGTCTTGAAGCTGGTGCCAGTGATTACCTGGCAAAACCGGTTGATGTGGAAAGATTATTATCCATGATGCGTGTTTGGTTGTACAGGTAG
- a CDS encoding protein-glutamate O-methyltransferase CheR, protein MQEKEIEEIERTLLLEAIFLCYGYDFRNYSQATISRRIRQFIAKNGMGTIGELLPRIIREPLFFQSLLLDFSVTVTEMFRDPSFYRALREEVIPMLRTYPFIKVWLAGCATGEEAYSVAVLLKEEGLLEKTTMFATDINDESLARAKKGIYPLKQVREYTENYQDTGSVYSFSRYYHADQGHIVMDRELKNKITFANHNLVSDQVFGEMHLILCRNVMIYFDKKLQERVVGLFDQSLIRGGFLCLGGRESLRFSSLSEQYERLDSKNRIYRKRVAHNHPPQVRV, encoded by the coding sequence ATGCAGGAAAAAGAAATTGAAGAGATTGAGCGGACCCTGTTGCTGGAGGCGATTTTTCTCTGTTACGGCTATGATTTCCGCAATTATTCCCAGGCCACCATCAGCAGACGGATTAGGCAGTTTATTGCAAAAAACGGCATGGGCACGATCGGCGAACTACTCCCTAGAATTATCAGAGAACCGTTGTTTTTCCAAAGTTTGCTGTTGGACTTCTCAGTCACGGTCACGGAGATGTTCCGCGACCCGTCTTTTTATCGGGCATTGCGGGAGGAAGTTATTCCGATGCTGAGAACCTATCCCTTTATCAAGGTTTGGTTGGCTGGCTGTGCAACAGGAGAAGAGGCATATTCTGTCGCTGTTTTACTGAAAGAAGAGGGATTGCTGGAAAAGACCACCATGTTTGCCACGGACATTAATGATGAATCTCTGGCTAGGGCCAAAAAAGGGATCTATCCCTTGAAACAGGTGCGGGAGTATACGGAAAATTATCAGGATACCGGCTCTGTCTATTCCTTCAGCCGATATTATCATGCTGATCAAGGCCATATCGTTATGGATAGGGAGTTAAAAAACAAGATCACCTTTGCTAATCATAACCTCGTTTCAGATCAGGTGTTTGGGGAGATGCATTTGATTTTATGTCGTAATGTTATGATTTATTTTGATAAAAAATTACAGGAAAGGGTGGTGGGGCTTTTTGATCAAAGCCTGATCAGGGGCGGTTTTCTCTGTCTCGGCGGGAGGGAATCGCTGCGATTTTCCAGTTTGAGTGAGCAATATGAACGACTGGACAGTAAAAATAGGATATATCGCAAACGTGTTGCACATAACCATCCACCGCAGGTGCGAGTATGA
- a CDS encoding chemotaxis protein CheB, which produces MRYRAIVVGASAGGIEAFGQIVGKLPALFSLPIIFVQHLHKDQDSTLARFYNDRTLLKVEEAEEKEDILPGHIYIAPPDYHLLIERDETFSLSADEKVNYSRPSIDVLFESAADVYGAGLIGVLLTGANHDGARGLQQIKEHGGLTLVEDPATAKFPEMPRSALACTDVDYILPLGEMGAFLFTLADDFTTGQKE; this is translated from the coding sequence ATGAGATATCGAGCGATTGTTGTCGGAGCCTCGGCAGGGGGGATAGAGGCCTTTGGTCAGATTGTCGGCAAGCTGCCCGCCCTGTTTTCTCTGCCGATAATTTTTGTCCAGCATCTGCATAAGGATCAGGACAGTACCTTAGCCCGATTTTATAATGATCGTACTTTGCTCAAGGTTGAGGAGGCCGAAGAAAAGGAGGATATTTTGCCGGGACATATTTATATTGCCCCGCCTGATTACCATCTTCTTATTGAGCGGGATGAAACCTTTTCTCTTTCTGCGGATGAAAAGGTTAATTATTCTCGACCTTCCATAGATGTTCTGTTTGAGAGTGCGGCAGATGTTTACGGTGCTGGGTTGATCGGGGTTCTCCTGACCGGTGCCAACCATGACGGTGCTCGCGGCCTGCAACAGATCAAAGAACATGGCGGGCTGACCTTGGTTGAAGATCCGGCAACGGCTAAGTTTCCTGAGATGCCCAGGAGTGCCTTGGCCTGCACAGACGTTGATTATATATTGCCCTTGGGCGAGATGGGAGCATTTTTGTTCACCCTTGCTGACGATTTTACTACCGGGCAGAAAGAGTAG